A genomic region of Polynucleobacter necessarius contains the following coding sequences:
- a CDS encoding GNAT family N-acetyltransferase translates to MIEYRDNASITAEQAIDLYARSTLGERRPINNVKTFEAMLKNANLTITAWDGESLVGISRSLTDFAYVAYLADLAVDQQYQRSGIGKQLIEETKSRLDPECMIVLLAAPKANEYYEHIGFEHNPRAWTLKK, encoded by the coding sequence ATGATTGAATACCGCGATAACGCCAGCATCACTGCCGAGCAAGCTATTGATTTGTACGCTCGCTCAACACTTGGAGAGCGCCGCCCAATAAACAATGTCAAAACATTTGAAGCAATGCTTAAAAATGCCAACCTCACTATTACCGCCTGGGATGGCGAGAGCTTGGTGGGTATTTCTCGATCACTTACAGACTTTGCTTATGTCGCTTATCTCGCCGATCTGGCCGTAGATCAACAATATCAACGCTCGGGCATTGGCAAGCAATTGATTGAAGAAACTAAATCGCGACTTGACCCAGAATGCATGATTGTTTTGCTGGCCGCCCCCAAAGCCAACGAGTATTACGAGCATATTGGCTTTGAACATAATCCGCGCGCCTGGACTCTCAAAAAATAA